The following coding sequences lie in one Flagellimonas eckloniae genomic window:
- a CDS encoding 5-formyltetrahydrofolate cyclo-ligase, translating to MLKHELRKKYKNLRDEFNSSEISNYSILLSNHVLQIPIWDFFYFHLFLSIEENKEVDTLPIMTLLQGKDKNVVIPKITGENSMKNYLLTDNTTFKKNKWQIPEPVDGIKIPENQVDVVFVPLLAFDGKGNRVGYGKGYYDTFLLKCRPETIKIGLSLFEAEESISDIHKNDVKLDYCITPKRVYKF from the coding sequence ATGTTGAAGCATGAACTAAGAAAAAAATATAAAAATTTGAGAGACGAGTTTAACTCTTCGGAAATCTCAAATTACAGTATACTTTTATCAAATCATGTCCTCCAAATCCCTATATGGGATTTTTTTTATTTCCACCTTTTTCTAAGTATTGAAGAAAACAAAGAAGTTGATACCCTTCCAATTATGACGCTTCTTCAAGGGAAAGATAAAAATGTTGTTATCCCTAAGATTACTGGTGAAAATTCAATGAAAAACTATCTATTGACCGATAACACAACTTTCAAGAAAAATAAGTGGCAAATTCCAGAACCCGTGGATGGCATTAAGATTCCAGAGAACCAAGTAGATGTTGTTTTTGTTCCATTGCTAGCTTTTGATGGAAAAGGGAATCGTGTTGGCTATGGAAAAGGCTATTACGATACGTTCTTGCTGAAATGTAGACCCGAAACCATTAAAATTGGACTTTCCCTCTTCGAAGCTGAGGAAAGCATCAGTGACATTCACAAAAACGATGTAAAATTGGATTACTGTATTACCCCAAAAAGGGTTTATAAATTTTAA